GGCGAAGAAGTTAGTCGTCCACTTGATGATGTATTATACGAAATAGCGCAACTTGCTGAGCAAGGTGTTCGTGAAGTAAACCTATTAGGCCAAAACGTAAATGCTTATCGTGGTGAAACACATGATGGTTCAATTTGTCGCTTTGCTGATCTAGTACGTTTGGTTGCCACCATAGATGGTATCGATCGTATTCGTTATACCACTTCTCACCCGGTTGAGTTTACTGACGATATTATTGAAGCCTACACCGATGTTCCTGAACTAGTAAATCACTTGCATCTTCCGGTTCAAAGTGGCTGTGATCGCATTCTAACGCAAATGAAACGTGGCCATACCGCGCTTGAGTATAAATCTCAAATTCGAAAATTGAAAAAAGTACGCCCTGAATTATCTATGTCTTCTGATTTCATTATCGGCTTCCCAGGGGAAACCGATGAAGACTTCACGGCAACGATGGATTTAATTAAAGCGGTTGATTTTGATTTAAGTTTTAGCTTTATCTATAGCGCTCGTCCTGGTACTCCAGCAGCCGATTTACCTGATGATATTAGTGATCAAACTAAGAAAGATCGTTTAAAGCTACTACAAGAGCAAATAACACATCAAGCATTACGCATTGCCAGACAAATGCTTAATACAGAGCAACGTGTTCTTGTTGAAGGTCCTTCAAGAAAAAATCCTATGGAATTACGTGGTAAAACAGAAAATAACCGTACGGTTAACTTTGTTGCCCCACATAGCGTTATTGGACAATTTGTCGATATCAAAATTACTGATGTAGTTGCCAACTCTTTACGTGGTGAATTAGTAAGAGAAGAAAAAGAAATGGGTCTACGTATAGCTCATTCTCCTGCTGATATTTTGGCAAATAACCATCACATGGCAACGCCAAGTAATCTTGACGAGTTAGGTGTGGGTACTTTTACACCATAAACACCCTTTGGGGTTTATATAGCCTTTTAACTTTTACAAAACGGAAATGAATTTGACGACATCAGCGACTAAACTAACCCGAGCCGTTTTCAGTTTGACGCCTGTAGACAACCATAGACAAGCAAATTTATGTGGCCCTATGGACGATAACCTGAAAACCATTGAACGCCGCTTAGGTGTAGAAATAAGCTATCGTGGCCATGAGTTTACTGTCGTTGGTCAGCCGTCAAATTCTCAGGCCGTTGTTCAAGTATTGAAAGACTTGTATATTGAAAGCCAAGAAGTTAAAGGTGAAGGCAAAATAATCACTCCTGAGATGGTTCATTTAGCCATTCTAGAAGCTGATTGTCTCGAACAAGAGCAACCGAGCGATAAAGTATCATCAGAATTAGGCAAACAAATAAATAGTCAATTAGATAATAAATTTGATGATATGCTAACCATTAAAACAAAGCGTGGTGTCGTTAAACCCCGCAATGGTAATCAACAAGCTTATGTACAAAGCATAATAACGAGTGATATTAGTTTTGGTGTTGGTGTTGCAGGCACAGGTAAAACCTATTTAGCTGTTGCTTGTGCTGTCGATGCGCTAGAACGTCAAGAAGTGCGTCGTATTTTACTCACAAGACCAGCTGTAGAGGCGGGTGAAAAATTAGGTTTCTTACCTGGTGATTTATCACAAAAGATAGATCCTTATTTAAGGCCGCTTTATGATGCTCTTTTTGAAATGCTTGGCTTTGAAAAAGTCGAAAAACTCATAGAGCGTAATGTTATAGAAATTGCTCCACTGGCTTATATGCGTGGCCGAACACTTAATGATGCCTTTATTATTTTAGATGAAAGTCAAAACACTACCGTTGAACAAATGAAAATGTTCTTAACGCGTATTGGTTTTAACTCTCGTGCTGTTATTACCGGTGATATTACGCAAGTCGATTTACCTCGTCATCAGATGTCAGGGCTTCGTCATGCCATTGAAGTTTTACAAGACATCAATGGTATTAGTTTTAACTTCTTCCAATCAAAAGACGTCGTTCGTCATCCCGTGGTTGCCCGAGTAGTTGATGCCTATGATAGTTATGAGCAAAAAATAAATAGACAAAAACAAGAAAAAAAACAGGCTCAACAAACAAGTAATGATAAAAGCGATGTAAGCTAATGGCTCATGTGATTGATCTTCAAGTTGCCTGTACTCCCACCAAATTACCCACTAAAGAGCAATTTCAGTTATGGGTTGATACTGCCCTAGCCGAAGTTAGCAGTAGCCCAAATCAAGATTTTGAACTTACCATTCGCTTGGTAAATAATGAAGAAAGCCAACAGCTGAATAAACAATATCGAGACAAAGATAAACCAACCAATGTTTTATCTTTTCCTTTTGAAGTACCTGATGGCATTGAACTTAACCTATTAGGCGACTTGATTATTTGCATTGAAGTAATGAAGCAAGAAGCGCAAGAGCAAAATAAAGCCTTGTTTGAACATTGGGCTCATCTTGTTATTCATGGCTGCTTGCATTTAGTTGGCTTTGATCATATAAGTGACACTGAAGCACTTGAAATGGAGTCTATTGAGATTACCATTTTAGAAAAACTAGGGATTAGTAATCCTTATTTAGAACAGTAAATCATTAGTTTATAACGATAGAAATAGAATTAACTCATAATTTGATGAGTAACATGTTCGATTACATGCCCAATACCATAATACAGGAATACAAATAGCTCTATGAGCGATGACACCC
The DNA window shown above is from Colwellia psychrerythraea 34H and carries:
- the ybeY gene encoding rRNA maturation RNase YbeY; translated protein: MAHVIDLQVACTPTKLPTKEQFQLWVDTALAEVSSSPNQDFELTIRLVNNEESQQLNKQYRDKDKPTNVLSFPFEVPDGIELNLLGDLIICIEVMKQEAQEQNKALFEHWAHLVIHGCLHLVGFDHISDTEALEMESIEITILEKLGISNPYLEQ
- a CDS encoding PhoH family protein, producing MNLTTSATKLTRAVFSLTPVDNHRQANLCGPMDDNLKTIERRLGVEISYRGHEFTVVGQPSNSQAVVQVLKDLYIESQEVKGEGKIITPEMVHLAILEADCLEQEQPSDKVSSELGKQINSQLDNKFDDMLTIKTKRGVVKPRNGNQQAYVQSIITSDISFGVGVAGTGKTYLAVACAVDALERQEVRRILLTRPAVEAGEKLGFLPGDLSQKIDPYLRPLYDALFEMLGFEKVEKLIERNVIEIAPLAYMRGRTLNDAFIILDESQNTTVEQMKMFLTRIGFNSRAVITGDITQVDLPRHQMSGLRHAIEVLQDINGISFNFFQSKDVVRHPVVARVVDAYDSYEQKINRQKQEKKQAQQTSNDKSDVS
- the miaB gene encoding tRNA (N6-isopentenyl adenosine(37)-C2)-methylthiotransferase MiaB, with the translated sequence MSKKLYIKTWGCQMNEYDSQKMAELLDSTHGFSLVEEAEQADVILLNTCSIREKAQEKVFHQLGRWKNLKDKKPDLLIGVGGCVASQEGDSIRKRAPFVDMIFGPQTLHRLPEMLNQLQHSKSPIIDVSFPEIEKFDRLPEPKADGASAFVSIMEGCSKYCTFCVVPYTRGEEVSRPLDDVLYEIAQLAEQGVREVNLLGQNVNAYRGETHDGSICRFADLVRLVATIDGIDRIRYTTSHPVEFTDDIIEAYTDVPELVNHLHLPVQSGCDRILTQMKRGHTALEYKSQIRKLKKVRPELSMSSDFIIGFPGETDEDFTATMDLIKAVDFDLSFSFIYSARPGTPAADLPDDISDQTKKDRLKLLQEQITHQALRIARQMLNTEQRVLVEGPSRKNPMELRGKTENNRTVNFVAPHSVIGQFVDIKITDVVANSLRGELVREEKEMGLRIAHSPADILANNHHMATPSNLDELGVGTFTP